The genomic region ATGAGTCTTCAAGTCAACCAAATTAAACGTGCATGACAAGCTAGAAGTATTGATTAATTTCCATGAACAAGGTGACGTGCTAGTTGAATACAATATTCTAATACAAAATAGGTAGTGATTAGTGCTTGAAGAAAATTCATATCTTGATGTAAACATTTGCAGCTGCCTTGAAATATCATTACATCATATCAAAATCAGACTGtttttttaactgaaaaaaaaaattgagttcagttaaatatcattcataaatcATAGCGTCTCTTCCAAGTTCTGGGAAGAGATTATGGGAAAAACTATTAGCTGCTCTGTTTTACTAGCTTTAATATCTTGCTTTTACTTACTATTTGCCACTGCTTTAGACACAATAACACCATCAAAATCCATCAAAGACCCTGATGTTATAATCTCCCAGAATGGTGTTTTCCGATTGGGATTCTTCAGCTTGGCTAACTCCAGCAATCGTTATGTAGGGATTCTCTACAATCAAATCCCCGTACAAACTGTTGTATGGGTAGCAAATAGAAACAGGCCTCTCAAAGACTCTTCTGGGATTCTTACCATATCAGATGATGGCAACCTTGTTGTTTCCAATGGAAAAGCTGAGGTTCTTTGGTCATCACATGTTAACAATACAGCTCCTAATGCAACAACTGCCCAGCTTTTAGACTCTGGAAACCTTGTCCTTAGTAATGGTGAGGATGGAGCAAGCAGCTTATGGGAGAGTTTCGAAGATCCTTCTAATGCCTTCATTGAAACTATGAAGATCAGCACTGACGTTAAAACGGGTCGTAAAGTGGAGCTGAAATCATGGAAAAGCATTGATGACCCATCTGATGGTAACTTTTCTCTTAGCCTTGAACCTTTCAACAGCCCCGAGGTCATCATTAGGAAGAATAACCAGCTCTATCATCGGACCGGTCCATGGAATGGGAATAGCTTCATTGGCTTAATAGATGAGTACACTGCTTATCTTGAAGGGTTCGATGTTGTTGCAGATAATCCACAACAAGCGTACTATATGACTTACGATTTTTCTAACGATTCTATGTTGATATACATTGAATTAGATTCTCAAGGAAAATTCATTGAACGGAAATGGGATGAGGGGAAAGGGAACTGGATAAACAAGTACTCTAGTTATCAAACAAATTGTGATGTTTATGGATACTGTGGGGCATTTGGAATATGCGATTCATCGAAACGACCCATTTGCAGTTGCTTAAAAGGGTTTAAGCCTAGGAATATAGAGGAATGGAGTAGAGGTAATTGGAGTAGTGGATGTTTTAGGACTACCCCTTTGCAGTGCAAAAGAGATAACAACAATGGCAGTGGAGCAGGCCAAGGTGATGATGGGTTTTTggagatgaagatgatgaaagtGCCAGCATTTCCGCATCCGTCATCAATAAGTAACGGCCAGTGCAAAGACCAATGCATGAATATGAAGAATTGTTCGTGCGTGGCTTATGCGCATGATGATGGCATTGGTTGCATGTTGTGGAGTGGAGATTTGATTGATGTCCAGAAATTCTCCGCTAGCGGCGTCGATCTTTACATTCGTCTGCCATCTTCGGAACTGGGTAAAGTTTCTTAGTGTCGACCATGTGTTTGATAAATTGCGTCAATATCTGCCTTTTGGGGTTGAAGTTATTAACCAAGTTTTTCTATTTGCAGATAAAGGGAAAAGTAGTAAGGTCATTGTTATTACAACAGTAACTGCGGGCATAGTCGCTATTACAATTTCTGCACTCTTCCTATGGTGTGGGATGGCTAAACAAAGAGGTAAATTGTCGtctctatttatttaatttatgtaatcacttttttttttataagaaatatGTAATCACTTTAAGAGGACTCTTCGGGTACATCtgataataaaatcaataaataaaaaaaaatgtatttctACGAACTCATGTCTTCTTGACAACAATATCGCCATTGTTATTACAACGGTAATTGTGGGCATAGCAGTAATTACAATTATGTAGCCTTCAACTCATTGCTTCTTTGATTTCTATCTCAGGAACGAATAAAAGACACAAACAGATCAAACACAAATCTTATAGTGAAAATGTAGGAGAAAGTTTAATTGGTGTTAAACTCCAGCAGCTTCCACTATTCAATTTCGAAGAACTTGCCACCGCGACCAACAACTTCCATCCCGAAAAAAAGCTAGGGCAGGGTGGTTTTGGTCCGGTTTACAAGGTAATAAATAATAGCGATTTCCGGTGAATTCAGAGTCAAtgaaatgacttttttttttcaatcaagtATTGTGATCTGAATTCTGAGTGCAGGGAACATTAGATGATGGAAAAGAAATAGCAGTGAAGAGATTGTCAAAAGCTTCGGGGCAAGGATTGGAAGAATTTATGAACGAAGTGGTGGTTATGTCAAAGCTCCAACATCGAAATCTGGTTAGATTATTTGGGTGTTGTGTTGAAGCAGAAGAGAAGATACTCGTCTATGAGTTCATGCCCAATAAAAGTTTGGATGCTTTTCTCTTTGGTTAGtaacttattaattttttttagtgtttaacAATCATATTAAACTCGgatcaaatttaaaacttcGGTTTGGAGGCATTTAAATTCTTACCATTCAATTCATTAGTCGTGGGTATATTTTCCTGGTTGCCTTATCTGCCTAATTTGATAAGTTTGACTAGATATAATTTGGGTATAATCTTAAGTGGCCCAATCCAActtaaatctaattatatattatatttattgctAAAAATAAAGTGTCGTACAATATATGAATTGTATAACCTAGCTAAGCTAGGtacaatatatatgtatacatatataatatgttatatatataagtaaaaaaatgttTGCATCACCATAAActatttttctaacttattttgcttttttattataaatttttctaatttttatttttattcaaaaattaaggaaatttcaaaagaaaatagaataacATTCAaggttattaaataaaattactatatatattcaattttgtgTTGTCTACATTGTTTTctgaattttcactttttcctttgaattttctcctttttttatctattttataaggaggattatatatttttaataggaGTTGGTCTATACTCTAGGATTTAAATATTAGTGGCAACAGTAAGTTTTGTCTCTCtctcattttaatatttatttcaattgattCACATAACTTCAATTATGCTACAATCATAATGAATGCAATATGATAGAAATAAAAGTGTTGGTTTTAGTTTAAATACTCAATTATaggaattaattattaatcttgGTGGTAAATTTTGTTACAGATCCTGTTAAACGAAGACTCTTGGATTGGAGAAAACGCTTCAACATTATTGAAGGGATCAGTCGAGGATTGCTTTATCTTCATAGAGATTCAAGATTAAGGATTATACATAGAGATCTAAAAGCAAGTAATGTTTTACTTGACCAagatttaaatccaaaaatttcagattttgggATGGCCAGGATCTTCGGAGGTGGCGAAAATCAAGCCAATACTAAAAGGGTTGTTGGAACTTAGTAAGTTGGAACTTTCTCcctacaatttatttttattcattttttgataaaatatgatataaatatgtCTATGGTCAGGTTCGGTGCTTAAAGAAAATACATGTCCATACCCGTATCAAgtttaattttgttcaatttgtgaactcaatttattgtttttaattttaaatgatttattatttattcttaattcgGGTTGGCTCGTGGACAAGTTTAAATTACAGTTGTTATTGGTgttgttttttatgttaaaatacaGTGGTTATATGTCTCCTGAGTATGCAATGCAAGGGCAATTTTCAGAGAAATCAGATGTGTTTAGCTATGGAGTTCTACTACTAGAGATTGTTAGTGGAAGAAGAAACACAAGCTTTTACAACAATAAGGATGACCTCAGCCTCTTGGGATATGTAAGTTCATAAGATAGTTAGAGATGTTGGTGGATGGAATTAGGGTGTAAGATGTTGTACTTGCGAGTTATTCGGGTTCAATTTGAGAAAACTTAAATTTGGCTCATCAATTATTGAGCCGAGCAATCATGTGAGTTGAATTTGAGAATCTTAATGCTTGATTCGAGTAGCTCGCAAGCTAACTTCAAGAACCCTAATACTTGAAACGAGTAGCTTGCAAGGCTTTTCAATCTtaatcaatattgaaattttttaattcaaactcGAACTTGATTACAAATAATCAAGTTTGAAGTTAAGCATAAGAGTGAAGCTCATTGTAGACTTAGCTAAAACAAGCCTAAGAGAGTTAGAACATTTCAATCTTTATCTTGAATAGAGCTAATCAAACTCTATTTAAACTTTAAGATTTTTGAGTCAAGCTAAGCCAAATAATTTTGGCATTAATTAAGTCAAaagttgttttttgtttttaggcATGGAGATTATGGAGGGAAGGCAATATTTGGCGATTAGTAGACGAGGTGATTTTTGAGTCGGAATCAGattcaaataatgaaaaagaaatatggagATGTATACATGTCGGATTGCTATGCGTTCAAGAATATACTAAAGATAGGCCCACTATATCTACTGTTATTTCAATGCTTAATAGTGAGATTTCAGATCTTAACACTCCAAAGCAACCTGCTTTCACT from Gossypium raimondii isolate GPD5lz chromosome 1, ASM2569854v1, whole genome shotgun sequence harbors:
- the LOC105775673 gene encoding G-type lectin S-receptor-like serine/threonine-protein kinase At1g11330; protein product: MGKTISCSVLLALISCFYLLFATALDTITPSKSIKDPDVIISQNGVFRLGFFSLANSSNRYVGILYNQIPVQTVVWVANRNRPLKDSSGILTISDDGNLVVSNGKAEVLWSSHVNNTAPNATTAQLLDSGNLVLSNGEDGASSLWESFEDPSNAFIETMKISTDVKTGRKVELKSWKSIDDPSDGNFSLSLEPFNSPEVIIRKNNQLYHRTGPWNGNSFIGLIDEYTAYLEGFDVVADNPQQAYYMTYDFSNDSMLIYIELDSQGKFIERKWDEGKGNWINKYSSYQTNCDVYGYCGAFGICDSSKRPICSCLKGFKPRNIEEWSRGNWSSGCFRTTPLQCKRDNNNGSGAGQGDDGFLEMKMMKVPAFPHPSSISNGQCKDQCMNMKNCSCVAYAHDDGIGCMLWSGDLIDVQKFSASGVDLYIRLPSSELDKGKSSKVIVITTVTAGIVAITISALFLWCGMAKQRGTNKRHKQIKHKSYSENVGESLIGVKLQQLPLFNFEELATATNNFHPEKKLGQGGFGPVYKGTLDDGKEIAVKRLSKASGQGLEEFMNEVVVMSKLQHRNLVRLFGCCVEAEEKILVYEFMPNKSLDAFLFDPVKRRLLDWRKRFNIIEGISRGLLYLHRDSRLRIIHRDLKASNVLLDQDLNPKISDFGMARIFGGGENQANTKRVVGTYGYMSPEYAMQGQFSEKSDVFSYGVLLLEIVSGRRNTSFYNNKDDLSLLGYAWRLWREGNIWRLVDEVIFESESDSNNEKEIWRCIHVGLLCVQEYTKDRPTISTVISMLNSEISDLNTPKQPAFTQAPLMSHNVKDRGSLNDVTLTNLDGR